A window of the Listeria swaminathanii genome harbors these coding sequences:
- a CDS encoding NYN domain-containing protein produces MEQILLVDGYNVIGAWPELSYLKDRDLEAARDKLVEWMAEYQSYTGYRVVVVFDAQFVRGVKRKSKKYQVEVVFTHEDETADEYIEQKAIEWKNVRTQIMVATSDYTEQWAIFGQGALRISSRELLFEIQEMSKQIGQKIKRIQEEMPKSNLNLDSDVISQLEKWRRGEE; encoded by the coding sequence ATGGAACAAATTCTGCTTGTTGACGGGTATAATGTGATTGGGGCTTGGCCGGAATTAAGTTATTTGAAAGATCGTGATTTGGAAGCGGCGAGAGATAAGCTGGTTGAATGGATGGCGGAGTATCAAAGTTACACGGGATACCGGGTTGTGGTCGTTTTTGATGCACAGTTTGTCCGAGGTGTGAAGCGGAAAAGTAAGAAATATCAAGTCGAAGTCGTTTTTACACATGAGGACGAAACGGCGGATGAATACATTGAACAAAAAGCAATTGAATGGAAAAATGTGCGAACGCAAATTATGGTAGCGACATCTGATTATACAGAACAGTGGGCTATTTTTGGACAAGGAGCGTTACGGATTTCTTCCCGTGAACTACTTTTTGAAATTCAAGAAATGAGCAAACAAATCGGTCAGAAAATCAAGCGAATTCAGGAAGAAATGCCAAAATCCAACCTTAATCTAGATTCTGATGTTATTTCACAGCTTGAAAAGTGGAGAAGAGGCGAGGAGTAA
- a CDS encoding RNA polymerase factor sigma-70 — translation MDNSVNQEEMAMLELARSGDTEALEYFFSKYQSVIYWKSTQYFLQGAERDDLIQEAMIGLFKAIRDYDKTKEASFRSFAEMCINRQLLSAVKRASRQKNIPLNNSVSLDTPMAEDDVDWTLLDVISEKAAETPEDFLIKNEDLTHVARQLEQVTSEFEKEVLKQYLEGKSYQEMAVFFNKKEKAIDNALQRVKKKMMKQLE, via the coding sequence GTGGATAATTCAGTGAATCAGGAAGAAATGGCGATGCTCGAACTAGCGAGAAGCGGTGATACAGAAGCGCTAGAATATTTTTTCAGTAAGTATCAGTCAGTTATTTACTGGAAATCAACCCAGTATTTTCTGCAAGGTGCTGAGCGGGATGATTTAATCCAAGAAGCGATGATTGGTCTTTTCAAAGCGATTCGTGATTATGACAAAACCAAAGAAGCTTCTTTTCGATCTTTTGCAGAAATGTGTATTAACAGGCAGCTTCTTTCAGCTGTAAAACGAGCATCCAGACAGAAGAATATTCCGCTTAATAATTCTGTTTCACTCGATACACCAATGGCCGAAGATGATGTGGACTGGACTTTACTGGATGTTATTTCCGAAAAAGCCGCCGAAACACCAGAAGACTTTTTAATCAAAAACGAGGATTTAACGCATGTAGCACGTCAACTAGAACAAGTCACAAGCGAATTTGAAAAAGAAGTATTAAAACAATATTTAGAAGGCAAGAGCTATCAAGAAATGGCGGTTTTCTTCAATAAAAAAGAGAAAGCAATCGACAATGCTCTGCAACGCGTAAAAAAGAAAATGATGAAACAGCTAGAATGA
- the rpmG gene encoding 50S ribosomal protein L33 produces MKKKTSLACSECGSRNYTVNVSGTQKETRLEVKKFCRHCNKHTLHRETK; encoded by the coding sequence ATGAAGAAGAAAACATCCCTCGCTTGTTCTGAGTGTGGTTCAAGAAACTATACGGTCAATGTTAGCGGGACGCAGAAAGAAACTCGTTTAGAAGTGAAGAAATTCTGCCGACACTGCAATAAACATACATTACATCGAGAAACAAAATAG
- the secE gene encoding preprotein translocase subunit SecE: MSAIARFFRNVSSEMHKVTWPTRKELLTYTVTVVITVVLFALFFMLIDFGIEQIIKLIV, encoded by the coding sequence ATGTCTGCAATAGCAAGATTCTTTCGGAATGTTTCATCCGAAATGCACAAAGTTACGTGGCCAACTAGAAAAGAACTTTTAACATACACAGTAACAGTAGTTATTACAGTAGTTTTATTTGCTTTATTCTTTATGTTAATTGATTTCGGTATCGAACAAATTATTAAACTTATCGTGTAG
- the nusG gene encoding transcription termination/antitermination protein NusG — translation MEKNWYVVHTYSGYENKVKANLEKRVESMGMSDKIFRVIVPEEEETEVKNGKTKTIKRKVFPGYVLVEIVMTDDSWYVVRNTPGVTGFVGSAGSGSKPTPLLPEEADRILKSMGMVEKRAEADFEIGETVMVKEGPFADFSGKVDEMDNDKGKAKVMVNMFGRETPVEVDFNQIEKL, via the coding sequence ATGGAAAAAAATTGGTATGTAGTTCATACTTACTCCGGTTATGAAAATAAAGTCAAAGCAAACTTAGAAAAACGTGTAGAATCAATGGGCATGTCAGATAAAATCTTCCGCGTGATCGTACCGGAAGAAGAAGAAACAGAAGTAAAAAACGGTAAAACAAAAACAATCAAACGTAAAGTTTTCCCTGGTTATGTATTAGTAGAAATCGTTATGACAGACGATTCTTGGTACGTAGTTCGTAATACTCCAGGTGTTACAGGATTCGTTGGTTCAGCTGGTTCAGGCTCAAAACCAACACCATTACTTCCAGAAGAAGCAGACCGTATTCTTAAAAGCATGGGCATGGTTGAAAAACGTGCAGAAGCTGACTTTGAAATCGGTGAAACAGTTATGGTCAAAGAAGGACCATTCGCTGACTTCTCTGGTAAAGTGGACGAAATGGACAACGACAAAGGTAAAGCGAAAGTCATGGTTAACATGTTCGGACGTGAAACGCCAGTCGAAGTTGATTTCAACCAAATCGAAAAACTTTAA
- a CDS encoding Imm63 family immunity protein yields the protein MDKAKQIYLEFKREADFLELDFPLFLGDGPGFGELCMDYSEQNGYMLYGYERGKRNSEFNTTDLDEFKYEVFLHICWYMGMEFELRHRKEDMERDDNILEADTRKIAFEKTLQLLKTVNPAWVDKAALGYTAYLNLWRTNKNVYFDKETMEFKVNP from the coding sequence ATGGACAAAGCAAAGCAGATTTATTTGGAATTTAAGCGGGAAGCAGATTTTTTAGAGCTCGATTTCCCTTTATTTCTAGGTGATGGTCCGGGTTTCGGCGAACTTTGTATGGATTATAGTGAACAAAATGGCTACATGCTCTATGGTTATGAACGCGGCAAACGTAATAGCGAGTTTAACACCACGGATTTAGATGAGTTTAAATATGAAGTTTTTCTGCACATTTGCTGGTACATGGGAATGGAATTTGAACTGCGCCACCGAAAAGAAGATATGGAACGAGACGATAACATTTTAGAAGCAGACACGCGGAAAATCGCATTTGAAAAGACGCTACAACTACTAAAAACGGTAAATCCAGCGTGGGTCGATAAGGCTGCGCTTGGCTACACGGCCTATTTGAACTTATGGCGTACAAATAAAAATGTCTATTTCGATAAAGAAACGATGGAATTTAAAGTAAATCCATAA
- the rplK gene encoding 50S ribosomal protein L11, with product MAKKVIKEVKLQIPAGKANPAPPVGPALGQAGVNIMGFCKEFNARTADQAGLIIPVVITVFEDRSFTFITKTPPAAVLLKKAAKVEKGSGEPNKTKVASVTRAQVQEIAETKMPDLNAANVESAMLMVEGTARSMGITIQD from the coding sequence GTGGCAAAAAAAGTGATTAAAGAAGTTAAACTTCAAATTCCAGCAGGTAAAGCAAATCCTGCACCTCCAGTTGGACCTGCATTAGGTCAAGCTGGCGTAAACATCATGGGATTCTGTAAAGAGTTTAATGCTCGCACAGCCGATCAAGCTGGTCTTATTATTCCTGTTGTGATCACTGTATTTGAAGACCGTTCGTTTACGTTCATCACTAAAACTCCACCAGCAGCTGTATTGCTTAAAAAAGCAGCTAAAGTGGAAAAAGGATCCGGTGAACCAAACAAAACAAAAGTTGCATCTGTAACTCGCGCTCAAGTACAGGAAATTGCTGAAACAAAAATGCCAGACCTTAACGCTGCAAATGTTGAATCTGCAATGCTAATGGTTGAAGGTACTGCACGTTCTATGGGTATCACTATCCAAGATTAA
- the rplA gene encoding 50S ribosomal protein L1, with amino-acid sequence MAKKGKKYQDALKQIDANKVYTAEEAVELAKKIDFAKFDATVEVAFRLGVDPKKADQQIRGAVVLPNGTGKTQRVLVFAKGEKAKEAEAAGADYVGESEFVEKINQGWFDFDVIVATPDMMGEVGKLGRVLGPKGLMPNPKTGTVTMDVTKAVNEIKAGKVEYRVDKAGNVHAAIGKVSFDAAKLVENFRTVNDVLQKAKPAAAKGTYVKNLSVTTTFGPGIQVDPASL; translated from the coding sequence ATGGCTAAAAAAGGCAAAAAGTATCAAGATGCTTTAAAACAAATTGATGCAAATAAAGTTTACACTGCAGAAGAAGCAGTTGAACTTGCTAAAAAAATTGACTTCGCTAAATTCGATGCAACTGTTGAAGTAGCATTCCGTCTTGGCGTTGACCCTAAAAAAGCGGACCAACAAATCCGTGGTGCTGTTGTACTACCAAACGGTACTGGTAAAACTCAACGCGTATTAGTATTCGCAAAAGGTGAAAAAGCTAAAGAAGCTGAGGCTGCTGGAGCTGATTACGTTGGTGAATCTGAATTCGTTGAAAAAATCAACCAAGGTTGGTTTGACTTTGACGTTATCGTTGCTACACCTGACATGATGGGTGAAGTTGGTAAATTAGGCCGTGTCCTTGGACCAAAAGGTTTAATGCCAAACCCTAAAACTGGTACAGTAACTATGGACGTAACTAAAGCAGTTAACGAAATTAAAGCTGGTAAAGTAGAATACCGTGTTGATAAAGCTGGTAATGTCCACGCTGCAATCGGTAAAGTATCTTTTGATGCTGCTAAACTAGTAGAAAACTTCCGTACTGTGAATGACGTTCTACAAAAAGCAAAACCTGCTGCTGCGAAAGGTACTTACGTGAAAAATCTTTCTGTAACTACTACTTTCGGACCTGGAATCCAAGTTGACCCAGCTAGCTTATAA
- the rplJ gene encoding 50S ribosomal protein L10 → MSKVLEAKQSAVEEIKTKLSASASTVIVDYRGLNVGEITELRKQLRDAGIEFKVYKNSLTRRAVEANGYEGLEGALTGPNAIAFSNEDVVAPAKILNDFAKDHEALEIKAGVIEGKVASLEEIKALATLPSREGLLSMLCNVLQAPVRGLAIATKAVADQKEGQEA, encoded by the coding sequence ATGAGTAAAGTTCTTGAAGCTAAACAAAGTGCAGTAGAAGAAATTAAAACAAAATTATCAGCTAGTGCGTCTACAGTAATTGTTGATTACCGCGGCTTAAACGTTGGCGAAATCACTGAATTACGTAAACAATTGCGTGATGCTGGTATTGAGTTTAAAGTTTACAAAAACTCACTAACTCGCCGTGCTGTTGAAGCTAACGGTTATGAAGGTTTAGAAGGAGCTCTAACTGGTCCTAACGCAATCGCATTCAGTAATGAAGACGTAGTTGCGCCTGCGAAAATCCTTAACGATTTCGCTAAAGATCACGAAGCACTAGAAATCAAAGCCGGTGTTATTGAAGGTAAAGTTGCTTCTCTTGAAGAAATTAAAGCACTTGCAACACTTCCATCACGCGAAGGATTGCTATCTATGCTTTGCAACGTACTTCAAGCTCCAGTTCGCGGTCTTGCTATCGCTACTAAAGCTGTTGCTGACCAAAAAGAAGGACAAGAAGCATAA
- the rplL gene encoding 50S ribosomal protein L7/L12, with amino-acid sequence MALNIEEIIASVKEASVLELNDLVKAIEEEFGVTAAAPVAVAAAGGGAAEQTEFTVELSSAGDSKIKVIKVVREITGLGLKEAKELVDNAPKALKEGVAKDEAEEIKAKLEEVGANVEVK; translated from the coding sequence ATGGCTTTAAACATTGAAGAAATCATTGCTTCCGTAAAAGAAGCATCTGTATTAGAACTTAACGATTTAGTAAAAGCAATCGAAGAAGAATTTGGCGTAACTGCTGCTGCTCCTGTAGCTGTAGCTGCTGCTGGTGGCGGTGCTGCTGAGCAAACTGAATTCACTGTAGAATTATCTTCTGCTGGAGATTCTAAAATCAAAGTAATCAAAGTGGTTCGTGAAATCACTGGTCTTGGCTTAAAAGAAGCTAAAGAATTAGTTGACAACGCTCCTAAAGCTCTTAAAGAAGGCGTTGCTAAAGACGAAGCTGAAGAAATCAAAGCTAAACTTGAAGAAGTTGGCGCTAACGTAGAAGTTAAGTAA
- a CDS encoding BlaI/MecI/CopY family transcriptional regulator, translating into MSIKAISKSELEVMKIIWEYGRAVQYADVAEKLSEREFSWKKNTILTFLTRLVEKNLLRVKKIGRKNEYYALVSENEYLEQQTESFVSDIYEGDVKGLITNLVQNDLISADELNDLQQFWKRTKSSDE; encoded by the coding sequence ATGTCGATTAAAGCTATATCAAAATCTGAACTAGAAGTTATGAAAATCATTTGGGAATATGGAAGAGCGGTTCAGTACGCAGATGTTGCCGAGAAACTAAGTGAAAGAGAATTTTCATGGAAGAAAAATACAATTCTTACATTTTTAACTAGATTAGTGGAGAAAAACCTACTTCGCGTTAAGAAAATTGGTCGCAAAAATGAATATTATGCACTTGTGAGCGAAAACGAGTATTTAGAACAACAAACAGAAAGCTTTGTATCAGATATTTACGAAGGTGATGTAAAAGGGTTGATTACAAATTTGGTGCAGAATGATTTGATTTCTGCGGATGAACTAAATGATCTACAACAATTTTGGAAAAGGACGAAATCATCGGATGAATGA
- a CDS encoding M56 family metallopeptidase: MNELLKIVLSMALTSVVLVSFVWIFGKVFSRYLSKAKIYYAWLAVLFFLTVPFAFLFFKFAKSGEFMWSNKTGFDGVTSITMDQNGVILERDFNIDFWMTVLDYLWLVWLVVFLLIFIYRIASYRNFKKYVFSGARHVEDLERLDMLAGIIDELNIKKPVELLINPLISSPIFLGLSKNVIIIPDKFFLEEELEYIFRHELIHCKRKDMYYVWGAQFFTCVYWFNPLMYLMNKRIQKDRELACDEAVLATLPKNKYIGYGDTLLSSLVKSGNYKEAHVAVSLHENTKALKERLHFVANYQHKAKKGNLIFGVFLIGLCSVGIFFSAFQAEIFTVEKEKGITIERRN, encoded by the coding sequence ATGAATGAACTGCTTAAAATTGTTTTATCGATGGCATTAACTTCAGTTGTCTTAGTGTCGTTTGTCTGGATATTTGGAAAAGTATTCAGTCGTTATTTAAGTAAGGCTAAAATTTATTATGCGTGGTTGGCCGTTTTGTTCTTTTTAACGGTCCCTTTTGCGTTTCTCTTTTTTAAATTTGCGAAAAGTGGCGAGTTTATGTGGAGTAATAAAACGGGATTTGATGGAGTTACTTCCATTACGATGGATCAAAATGGAGTCATTTTAGAGCGTGATTTTAATATTGATTTTTGGATGACGGTGCTCGATTATTTATGGTTAGTTTGGTTAGTTGTATTTTTACTGATTTTTATTTATCGAATAGCATCTTATCGTAATTTTAAAAAATATGTTTTCTCTGGAGCGCGACATGTGGAGGATCTTGAGCGACTTGACATGTTAGCTGGGATTATCGATGAATTAAATATTAAGAAGCCGGTGGAGTTGCTGATTAATCCGCTCATTTCCTCACCAATTTTCTTGGGATTAAGTAAAAATGTGATAATTATACCGGATAAATTTTTTTTGGAAGAGGAATTGGAGTATATTTTCAGGCATGAGTTGATTCATTGTAAACGTAAAGATATGTATTATGTGTGGGGTGCGCAGTTTTTCACTTGTGTGTACTGGTTTAATCCGTTGATGTATCTGATGAATAAACGAATTCAAAAAGATCGCGAACTGGCATGTGATGAAGCGGTTTTAGCAACTTTGCCAAAAAATAAATATATCGGTTATGGTGATACGCTGCTTTCTTCACTTGTTAAATCAGGAAATTATAAAGAAGCGCATGTGGCTGTTTCGCTTCATGAAAATACTAAAGCACTAAAAGAAAGGCTCCATTTTGTCGCGAATTATCAGCATAAAGCTAAAAAAGGTAACCTGATTTTCGGCGTTTTCCTCATTGGATTGTGTAGTGTGGGAATTTTCTTTAGTGCGTTCCAGGCGGAAATATTTACGGTTGAAAAGGAAAAAGGGATTACAATTGAACGAAGAAACTAA
- a CDS encoding DUF1266 domain-containing protein: MFGRKKVSLPEEYQQFNTFPADKERLLCIGAFTTECKHNVETRLTGSNKMLKLYYPKKQGAKVMKYWLPMFGINDGASAVGVITNWIEANNYSGMVAAHTTNKVARIVTKASRKKGHDETALVAAANKVKTYGAFDLDRLGYIVRVCFSLDLISEEQAWGFLGELWDAAALHFADWDEYLVSYLNGEEGLETNWYSEGVAAYVDLKVDSTSLLNKYQLKN, translated from the coding sequence ATGTTTGGTCGAAAAAAGGTTTCTTTACCAGAAGAATATCAACAATTTAATACGTTTCCAGCAGATAAAGAACGATTGCTTTGTATCGGAGCTTTCACTACAGAGTGTAAGCATAATGTGGAAACGAGATTAACAGGCTCGAATAAAATGCTAAAACTGTATTATCCGAAGAAACAAGGAGCGAAAGTCATGAAATATTGGTTGCCAATGTTTGGTATTAATGATGGAGCTTCTGCGGTAGGTGTTATTACTAACTGGATTGAAGCGAATAATTATTCAGGCATGGTTGCGGCACATACGACAAATAAAGTTGCTCGTATCGTCACCAAAGCTTCTCGTAAAAAAGGTCATGATGAAACTGCGCTTGTAGCAGCTGCTAACAAAGTTAAGACATATGGCGCATTTGATCTGGATCGCTTAGGTTATATTGTGCGCGTTTGTTTTTCTTTAGACTTGATCAGTGAAGAACAAGCATGGGGCTTTCTTGGTGAATTATGGGACGCTGCCGCACTTCATTTTGCTGACTGGGACGAGTACTTAGTTAGTTATTTAAATGGAGAAGAAGGTTTAGAAACAAACTGGTATAGCGAAGGCGTTGCAGCATACGTAGATTTGAAAGTGGATTCAACTAGCTTATTAAACAAATATCAACTAAAAAACTAA
- a CDS encoding DUF1307 domain-containing protein: MKKFLSIISIVVLALLVTACGSDSSKKTSEKKEEKMETVTYVADVGGAKLEATFAHVGDSLRKVDQKMIYPFAALGLEAGVKLDDAMKKQLEEQVASQYSGYKDSKGASIETKFTDEALELTMSIDLYKADKASVSSLLGGTTDPKKVSLKQTVEQFEAQGFKKKES; encoded by the coding sequence ATGAAAAAGTTTTTAAGTATTATCAGTATTGTAGTGTTAGCGTTACTTGTAACGGCTTGTGGAAGCGACTCAAGCAAAAAGACAAGTGAGAAAAAAGAAGAGAAAATGGAAACAGTAACTTACGTGGCGGATGTAGGCGGCGCTAAGTTGGAAGCGACATTTGCTCACGTTGGCGATAGTCTAAGAAAAGTAGACCAAAAAATGATTTACCCATTTGCGGCACTTGGATTAGAAGCTGGCGTTAAATTGGACGATGCTATGAAGAAGCAATTAGAGGAACAAGTTGCGTCTCAGTACTCTGGATATAAAGACAGTAAAGGTGCTTCAATTGAAACGAAATTCACTGACGAAGCGCTTGAACTAACAATGTCTATTGATTTATATAAAGCAGACAAGGCTTCCGTTAGTTCGCTACTTGGCGGAACAACAGATCCTAAAAAAGTTAGTCTAAAACAAACAGTAGAACAATTCGAAGCACAAGGATTTAAAAAGAAAGAATCTTAA
- a CDS encoding class I SAM-dependent methyltransferase: MTNNHYYTNDETIKHNRKTWQVMLKGFNMNFTSDNGVFSKNTVDFGSKLLIESFALEAKSGKILDVGCGYGPMGLTVAKEFPDSQIEMVDVNLRALELAKENAELNKITNTHIYESSVYDNVNATDYQAIISNPPIRAGKKVVHAILEGAFDHLQTNGELWIVIQKKQGGPSAEKKMEEVFGNVETVARDRGYFIFKSVKN, encoded by the coding sequence GTGACGAATAATCACTACTACACAAATGATGAAACGATTAAACATAACCGTAAAACATGGCAAGTGATGTTAAAAGGTTTTAATATGAATTTTACAAGTGATAATGGCGTGTTTTCAAAAAATACAGTTGATTTTGGCTCGAAACTATTAATAGAATCTTTTGCGCTAGAAGCGAAGTCGGGTAAAATTTTAGATGTAGGTTGTGGCTACGGTCCGATGGGGCTAACCGTAGCGAAAGAATTTCCGGACAGCCAAATTGAAATGGTGGATGTTAATTTGCGCGCGCTGGAACTTGCGAAAGAAAACGCTGAATTAAATAAAATTACCAATACACATATATACGAAAGCTCCGTTTATGACAACGTGAACGCGACTGATTACCAAGCGATTATTAGTAATCCGCCAATCCGTGCTGGGAAAAAGGTGGTTCATGCGATTTTAGAAGGCGCGTTTGACCATTTACAAACAAATGGAGAACTTTGGATTGTTATTCAAAAGAAACAAGGTGGCCCATCCGCTGAAAAGAAAATGGAAGAAGTTTTCGGAAACGTGGAAACAGTGGCGAGAGATAGAGGTTATTTCATTTTCAAAAGTGTTAAAAACTAA
- a CDS encoding RtcB family protein, translating to MLTLKGKYNEAKVFTDNVDDNTIGQIITLCNQSFTKDSKIRIMPDTHGGKGCVIGTTMTIEDKIVPNLVGVDIGCGLYVVKLKPGKLKMDFDKLDKVIRERVPSGSKTHDRPVDDFNLDGVIAPINYGWAARSIGTLGGGNHFIEVNQGVDGIYLVIHSGSRVLGKEIAEYHQEVAYKKLDILRKELKIGATDAKKKGDLEMAAQLNDERELVKLDYDLSYLTGLELKQYLNDMEIAQKFAARNRYVMAQIILKTMKWDKAVVSAFDCVHNYIDIDNLMLRKGATSAQLGEQIIVPLNMRDGSILATGKGNADWNYSAPHGAGRMLSRSKAKVQISLESYQAAMKDVWTTSVSKKTIDEAPKAYKSAKQLLADVGDTMEIQEIIKPLYNFKA from the coding sequence ATGCTAACATTAAAAGGAAAATATAACGAAGCAAAAGTTTTTACAGATAACGTGGATGATAATACGATTGGGCAAATTATTACACTTTGCAATCAGTCGTTTACGAAGGATAGTAAGATTCGGATAATGCCGGACACGCATGGCGGTAAAGGTTGCGTGATTGGGACGACGATGACGATTGAAGATAAAATTGTTCCGAACTTGGTCGGGGTGGATATTGGTTGTGGTTTATATGTAGTAAAGTTGAAACCGGGCAAATTGAAAATGGATTTTGATAAGTTGGATAAGGTCATTCGCGAACGAGTTCCTTCGGGGAGTAAGACGCACGATCGGCCTGTTGATGATTTTAATTTAGATGGTGTAATTGCGCCGATTAACTATGGTTGGGCAGCGCGGAGTATAGGGACGCTTGGTGGTGGGAACCATTTTATTGAGGTGAACCAAGGCGTGGACGGGATTTATCTTGTGATCCATAGCGGGAGTCGAGTGCTGGGGAAGGAAATCGCGGAGTATCATCAAGAAGTAGCGTATAAAAAACTAGATATATTACGCAAAGAATTAAAAATCGGTGCGACTGATGCGAAAAAAAAGGGCGATTTAGAAATGGCTGCCCAATTAAACGATGAGCGAGAACTAGTGAAGCTGGATTACGATTTATCTTATCTAACGGGCTTGGAGTTAAAACAATATTTAAATGATATGGAAATTGCTCAAAAATTTGCAGCGCGCAATCGTTACGTTATGGCTCAAATAATTTTGAAAACAATGAAGTGGGATAAGGCGGTCGTTTCGGCGTTTGATTGCGTGCATAATTATATCGATATAGATAATCTTATGCTTAGAAAAGGCGCGACGTCTGCGCAACTTGGAGAACAAATCATCGTTCCGCTTAATATGCGTGATGGTAGTATTCTTGCAACTGGTAAAGGGAATGCTGATTGGAATTACTCGGCGCCGCACGGGGCGGGAAGAATGCTAAGTCGTTCCAAAGCAAAAGTGCAAATCAGTTTGGAAAGTTATCAAGCGGCAATGAAAGACGTTTGGACTACTTCGGTTTCGAAAAAAACAATTGATGAAGCGCCAAAAGCCTACAAATCAGCCAAACAACTGCTTGCTGATGTAGGAGATACGATGGAAATTCAAGAGATAATCAAACCTTTATACAATTTCAAAGCATAA